Proteins encoded within one genomic window of Salipaludibacillus agaradhaerens:
- the cydS gene encoding cytochrome bd oxidase small subunit CydS produces the protein MNLTTFLIMVAPPLVVVFTLFIVFFWGAKGKPPSFIQENENNEGDHSPKQNN, from the coding sequence ATGAACTTAACGACATTTTTGATCATGGTCGCTCCCCCATTAGTTGTGGTTTTCACACTATTCATTGTATTTTTCTGGGGTGCAAAAGGAAAGCCACCTTCCTTTATCCAAGAAAATGAAAATAATGAGGGAGATCATTCTCCAAAACAAAATAACTAA
- a CDS encoding cytochrome d ubiquinol oxidase subunit II, protein MDYEMIGITVLWFFLYGYLIVASVDFGAGFYSYYTKQTNKNHITHNIIQRYLSPVWEVTNVFLVFFFIGIVGFFPDTAYYYGTALLLPGSVAIILLALRGSYYAFATYGAEESKFYSFLYGATGLLIPASLSTVLTISEGGYISTENDGVQLLYGELFGSLYSWGVVLLAIVSVLFISASFLTFYASRAKDSQAMSLLRKYALTWSFPSIGMGIIVFFLLNKRNPEHFQSMLDIWWVFGLSLVAFALATYFIWQKKHLGIAFILVMIQYFLAFFGYGAAHLPYLLYPYLTIYDGFTNETMAISLIVAFIGGLLMLIPSLYLLMRLFLFDADYIEGKK, encoded by the coding sequence ATGGATTATGAAATGATAGGCATTACTGTGCTATGGTTCTTTTTATACGGTTATTTAATCGTGGCATCGGTAGACTTTGGAGCCGGATTTTATAGTTATTATACAAAACAGACAAATAAAAACCATATTACACACAATATTATTCAACGCTATTTATCCCCAGTTTGGGAAGTAACAAATGTCTTTCTTGTCTTTTTCTTTATTGGAATTGTGGGTTTTTTCCCTGATACCGCTTATTATTATGGGACAGCCCTCCTGCTTCCAGGAAGTGTAGCTATTATTCTTTTAGCATTACGAGGTTCTTATTATGCTTTTGCAACTTATGGCGCTGAAGAAAGTAAATTTTATTCTTTCCTTTACGGCGCTACAGGACTCCTTATTCCAGCTTCCCTCTCTACAGTATTAACCATTTCTGAAGGTGGATATATTAGTACTGAAAATGACGGGGTTCAGCTGCTTTACGGTGAATTGTTTGGCAGTCTTTATTCATGGGGAGTTGTGCTACTAGCCATTGTTAGCGTATTATTTATCTCGGCTTCGTTTTTAACTTTTTATGCTTCAAGAGCAAAAGATAGTCAAGCAATGTCATTGTTGAGGAAATACGCATTAACATGGTCTTTTCCCTCTATCGGAATGGGGATAATCGTATTTTTCCTTCTTAATAAACGTAACCCTGAGCATTTCCAAAGTATGCTTGATATTTGGTGGGTATTCGGGTTATCATTAGTGGCATTTGCTTTAGCAACGTATTTTATTTGGCAAAAGAAGCACTTAGGGATCGCCTTTATTCTTGTGATGATCCAGTATTTTCTCGCATTCTTTGGCTATGGTGCCGCCCATTTACCTTATCTATTGTATCCCTATTTAACTATTTATGATGGCTTCACAAATGAAACGATGGCGATTTCACTCATTGTTGCCTTTATTGGGGGATTATTAATGCTGATTCCTTCACTCTATCTTTTAATGAGACTGTTTCTTTTTGATGCAGATTACATTGAAGGAAAAAAATAG
- the splB gene encoding spore photoproduct lyase → MIKPFVPQLVYIEPRALEYPLGVELKRKFTNMGIEIRTTTSHNQVRNIPGETHLQKYRNAKSTLVVGVRKTLKFDTSKPSAEYAIPLATGCMGHCQYCYLQTTMGSKPYIRTYVNTEEIFEAADAYINERAPEETRFEAACTSDIVGIDHLTHSLKNAIEFFAKTKHGKLRFVTKFHHVDHLLDADHQGKTRFRFSINADYVIKHFEQGTSPLNERINAAVKVAEAGYPLGFIIAPIYLHDGWKEGYLNMFEKLDSQLPDNIRDDITFELIQHRFTKPAKRVIQKNYPMTKLELDEEKRKYKWGKYGIGKYVYQQEEQEDIKKTLHDYQERFFPEAHVDYFT, encoded by the coding sequence ATGATAAAGCCTTTCGTTCCTCAGCTTGTCTATATTGAACCACGGGCTCTTGAGTATCCATTAGGGGTAGAATTAAAACGAAAATTTACTAATATGGGTATTGAAATACGCACAACAACTTCACATAACCAAGTTCGTAATATTCCAGGGGAGACTCACCTGCAAAAATACCGCAATGCAAAATCAACTCTTGTTGTGGGGGTACGAAAAACGTTAAAATTTGATACTTCGAAGCCATCGGCAGAATATGCTATTCCTCTTGCTACTGGCTGTATGGGGCATTGTCAATATTGTTATTTACAAACGACAATGGGAAGCAAACCATACATCCGTACCTATGTTAATACAGAAGAAATCTTTGAAGCGGCGGATGCTTATATCAATGAGCGAGCCCCTGAAGAAACGAGGTTTGAAGCAGCATGTACATCAGATATTGTCGGCATCGATCATTTAACCCACTCATTAAAAAATGCTATTGAATTTTTCGCAAAAACAAAGCATGGAAAGCTGAGATTTGTCACAAAGTTTCATCATGTTGATCATTTATTAGACGCTGATCACCAAGGAAAAACGCGTTTTCGGTTTAGCATTAATGCTGACTATGTGATCAAACATTTTGAACAAGGTACTTCTCCATTAAATGAACGTATTAACGCCGCTGTTAAAGTTGCTGAAGCTGGCTATCCATTAGGCTTCATCATTGCCCCCATCTATTTGCACGACGGATGGAAAGAAGGTTATTTAAATATGTTCGAAAAATTAGATAGTCAATTACCTGATAACATTCGCGACGACATCACATTTGAACTGATACAACATCGTTTCACAAAACCAGCTAAACGAGTAATTCAAAAAAATTACCCAATGACAAAACTTGAATTAGATGAAGAAAAACGTAAATATAAATGGGGGAAATATGGAATTGGAAAGTATGTTTATCAACAAGAGGAACAAGAGGATATCAAGAAAACACTTCATGACTATCAAGAACGTTTTTTCCCAGAGGCTCACGTAGACTATTTTACGTAA
- a CDS encoding carbohydrate kinase, with translation MNEKERQIIDLIRQNPYITQQELAERVNISRSAVAGYVSSLMKNGVITGRAYVLNDFNRVLCIGGANMDIKARLYSEFKVHDSNPVKVSESVGGVARNIAENLGSLKMPVSLLTFTGDDSEAAKIRENTEGVDFTISQVKKGERTGSYTAVLNDTNDLMFALADMEIYDMVTIDDIKRLTKHIMSANLVVLDTNFPKDVLAYLLQKKSDKQRFVLVTVSAKKVSRLPDDLSNLDYLIMNRAELATLLEKMSLSPDWKGLQGKIAKVQEAGVKNIVVTMGQDGACYLNEEGEYGELQALPADIKDVTGAGDAFAAGVIYALNEGATLKHACECGLQLARQTLETDESVVKTRDTDMLQRFINN, from the coding sequence TTGAATGAAAAAGAGCGTCAGATTATTGATCTTATTCGGCAAAATCCTTATATAACACAACAGGAGTTAGCAGAGCGTGTGAATATTTCTCGCTCGGCAGTAGCTGGCTATGTGTCTTCATTGATGAAAAATGGTGTTATTACAGGGCGGGCGTATGTACTCAATGATTTTAATAGAGTTCTCTGTATTGGCGGGGCTAATATGGACATTAAAGCGCGACTGTACAGCGAGTTTAAAGTGCATGATTCTAATCCTGTTAAAGTATCTGAATCTGTGGGTGGTGTAGCACGTAACATTGCTGAAAATCTAGGTAGTCTAAAAATGCCAGTTTCGCTTTTAACCTTTACTGGTGATGACTCAGAGGCAGCAAAAATCCGGGAAAACACTGAAGGCGTAGACTTTACAATATCTCAAGTAAAAAAAGGTGAAAGAACGGGTTCCTATACAGCCGTATTAAATGATACAAATGATCTCATGTTTGCTTTAGCAGATATGGAAATTTACGATATGGTGACAATTGACGATATAAAGCGATTAACTAAACATATTATGTCAGCAAATTTAGTTGTTTTAGATACAAACTTTCCAAAAGATGTGTTAGCTTATCTTTTACAAAAAAAATCGGATAAACAACGCTTCGTCCTAGTAACTGTGTCAGCCAAAAAAGTAAGTCGTCTTCCGGATGACTTATCAAATCTTGACTACTTAATCATGAATCGCGCCGAATTGGCCACTTTGCTTGAAAAAATGTCTTTATCACCTGATTGGAAAGGCCTTCAAGGAAAAATTGCTAAGGTGCAAGAAGCAGGGGTCAAAAATATTGTTGTCACAATGGGACAGGACGGTGCTTGTTATTTAAACGAAGAAGGAGAATACGGTGAGCTTCAAGCTTTACCAGCTGACATTAAAGATGTAACTGGAGCAGGAGATGCCTTTGCAGCTGGCGTTATATATGCACTTAATGAAGGGGCCACGTTAAAGCATGCTTGTGAGTGTGGGCTTCAGTTAGCAAGACAAACATTAGAAACTGATGAAAGTGTTGTAAAAACAAGAGATACTGACATGTTACAGCGCTTTATTAATAATTAA
- a CDS encoding ABC1 kinase family protein codes for MKNFPLYRITVIVTMFLKFVLQLYFFHKKHKTWTTTTYERWQALLKKQAVEYRENAIKLEGLMIKVGQFLSTRADIMPDVFLNELADLIDKVPPVPSDISKKILEAEWGQTLDSHLSYISDKPVASASIGEVFKGTLLNGQDVAIKIQRHNIYKIIHTDFKALRIVLWITKRFTNIGREIDTEALYQEVVSIIGDELNYYKELKNGQYFQRRFHDSTDYYIPQFYEEYSTGKVLVMEWIEGRKVTDIPFLHKHKIDRKVAARKLFQFFVDQLFDYGMFHADPHQGNILITQDGTIVILDFGMVGEISKEDAQHIRQMIQGFVLDDYNLVINQLKELGFLLPHANKHKLQTLLKTYIDMYIEKDIHHLDEKLVEGIFQDLKQIVREQPIQLPAEFAFLGRATSIGLGVLTIIDPHIDFMALGKPVVREWLDKDEERSGNIKWHFIKESVKPLLSLPRNLNEWLHAPESKRRSEETRQFQRFDHHRYLLMMSLSYVSLLLTLAFYFISIIIGNNQLQFITLSFTGLTFSLSLMTTFLHRRWINKAKQSHYF; via the coding sequence TTGAAGAACTTCCCTCTCTATCGCATCACTGTGATCGTCACAATGTTTCTTAAATTTGTGTTACAACTTTATTTTTTCCACAAAAAACATAAAACATGGACAACAACTACATATGAGAGATGGCAAGCTTTATTAAAAAAACAAGCTGTGGAATATCGTGAGAATGCAATAAAATTAGAAGGATTAATGATTAAGGTAGGACAATTTCTCAGCACCCGTGCTGATATAATGCCAGACGTTTTTTTAAATGAATTAGCTGATCTCATTGATAAGGTCCCCCCAGTTCCATCAGACATATCCAAAAAAATTCTTGAAGCAGAATGGGGACAAACTCTTGACAGCCATTTGTCATATATAAGTGACAAACCAGTAGCTTCCGCCTCTATCGGAGAGGTATTTAAAGGCACGTTACTGAACGGACAAGATGTGGCCATTAAAATCCAACGGCATAATATTTATAAAATAATTCATACAGACTTTAAGGCTTTAAGAATTGTATTATGGATCACTAAGAGATTCACAAATATAGGAAGAGAAATAGATACAGAAGCATTATATCAAGAAGTTGTTTCCATCATAGGAGATGAGCTCAATTACTATAAAGAATTAAAGAACGGTCAATATTTCCAAAGGCGTTTCCACGATAGTACCGATTATTATATCCCTCAATTTTACGAAGAATATAGTACAGGGAAAGTACTTGTGATGGAATGGATTGAAGGAAGAAAAGTGACTGATATCCCTTTCCTACATAAACATAAAATTGATAGAAAAGTAGCTGCACGAAAGTTATTTCAATTTTTTGTTGATCAGCTGTTTGATTATGGTATGTTTCATGCAGACCCTCATCAAGGTAACATTCTCATTACGCAAGATGGCACGATTGTGATTCTTGATTTTGGGATGGTAGGAGAAATTTCTAAAGAGGATGCCCAACATATTCGCCAAATGATTCAAGGTTTTGTATTGGATGATTATAATCTCGTTATTAATCAACTAAAGGAGCTTGGTTTCTTATTACCTCATGCTAATAAACATAAGCTTCAAACATTGTTGAAAACGTATATTGATATGTATATTGAAAAAGATATTCATCACCTTGACGAAAAGCTAGTAGAAGGCATTTTTCAAGATTTAAAGCAAATTGTGCGCGAACAGCCTATTCAATTACCTGCTGAGTTTGCATTTTTAGGAAGAGCTACCTCAATAGGATTAGGTGTGTTAACGATTATCGATCCTCACATCGACTTCATGGCTCTTGGAAAACCGGTGGTACGTGAATGGTTAGATAAGGATGAGGAGCGTTCCGGAAATATAAAATGGCATTTTATTAAGGAGTCTGTGAAACCTTTATTATCCTTGCCACGTAACTTAAATGAATGGCTTCATGCACCAGAATCTAAACGACGTTCTGAAGAAACCCGCCAATTCCAACGCTTTGATCATCATCGTTACTTATTAATGATGTCGCTATCTTATGTGTCTTTATTACTGACACTTGCTTTTTATTTTATTTCGATTATTATAGGGAACAACCAACTACAGTTTATAACACTCTCATTCACCGGACTTACCTTTAGCTTAAGCCTTATGACCACTTTCCTTCACAGACGGTGGATCAATAAAGCGAAACAATCACATTATTTCTAG
- a CDS encoding phasin family protein — MNNLLKTGFLLGLGAAVSSKEKVEKYIDQLLVKGKVTPQEADDLYQSLLKKGEETEEQWSNRTKDKMRSVMEDLNIVSRDDFEKLRHQVNDLELKLAALENQKNTEDDET; from the coding sequence ATGAATAATTTACTTAAAACAGGATTTCTCTTAGGTTTAGGTGCAGCAGTGTCAAGTAAGGAAAAAGTGGAAAAGTATATTGATCAACTTCTCGTCAAAGGAAAAGTAACACCACAAGAAGCCGATGATTTATATCAATCACTATTGAAAAAGGGAGAAGAAACAGAAGAACAATGGAGCAATAGAACGAAAGATAAGATGCGGTCAGTTATGGAAGACTTGAACATTGTTTCCCGCGATGATTTTGAGAAGCTGCGTCATCAAGTGAATGATTTAGAGTTAAAGCTAGCAGCATTAGAAAACCAAAAAAATACTGAAGATGATGAAACTTAA
- a CDS encoding GntR family transcriptional regulator: protein MFQIDPKQPIPLYEQIIQQVKEMYAKGLLKPNEKLPSVRELASHMVINPNTVSKAYQELERQGIIATIRGRGTFIVKQDIKPAPPTDITRLKDTLKQVVINCYYAGYFKNDLIEWLEDIYTEMEEIADED from the coding sequence CTGTTTCAAATTGACCCTAAGCAACCTATACCTCTATATGAACAGATCATTCAACAGGTGAAAGAAATGTATGCAAAAGGCCTCCTTAAACCTAATGAAAAACTCCCTTCAGTTCGAGAATTAGCCTCTCACATGGTCATTAATCCTAATACCGTCAGTAAGGCTTATCAAGAACTTGAGAGACAAGGGATTATTGCAACCATTAGAGGACGTGGTACTTTCATAGTTAAACAAGACATTAAGCCTGCCCCTCCTACTGATATAACACGTTTGAAAGATACTTTAAAGCAAGTGGTGATTAACTGCTACTATGCGGGTTATTTCAAAAACGATTTAATTGAATGGTTAGAAGACATTTATACGGAAATGGAGGAGATTGCAGATGAAGATTAA
- a CDS encoding ABC transporter permease subunit — translation MMFHKALWYQNYKQTRLVIWMILALFVIHMPLQAILAIERWKEEEQMYFSEGYTFQVDKWDVLMIFSEGALSIFLTAAIIALACMLIGLERNTRKQDFTFSLPFYRKDIFLSKWLYGTFTIAVLHIIHFLIAYMIIYQSEYADVLKLVTGTEIFWSPFLGFLLFFTFALFIGTFTGEMMSQIALTVIFGVLPLGIYALLQNFISLHFNYYIDFPEWIHYITPFTYVYDHTSHWTTWLFPIVFIFLLLWVSVVLYTRNKIEHNGEFLIFKQLNPLFFIGITICFSLLGGMIVSSLAPGTAKLSSIIAYWIGFVTFLLFSLLITKRLMTMNLTFRAKS, via the coding sequence ATGATGTTTCATAAAGCCTTATGGTACCAAAATTACAAACAAACCCGCCTCGTCATATGGATGATTCTCGCGTTATTTGTTATTCACATGCCATTACAAGCTATCCTTGCTATTGAACGTTGGAAAGAAGAAGAACAGATGTATTTTTCGGAAGGCTATACCTTTCAAGTTGACAAGTGGGACGTTCTCATGATCTTTTCTGAAGGGGCTCTGTCGATTTTTTTAACAGCAGCTATTATTGCTCTTGCTTGCATGCTCATTGGATTAGAACGAAACACGCGCAAACAAGATTTTACATTTTCTCTCCCCTTTTATAGAAAAGATATTTTTCTATCTAAATGGTTATATGGGACATTCACTATCGCTGTCCTACATATCATACATTTTTTAATCGCCTACATGATCATTTATCAATCAGAATACGCTGATGTACTAAAGCTCGTCACAGGGACAGAAATATTTTGGAGCCCGTTTCTCGGATTTCTTTTATTTTTTACATTCGCTTTATTCATCGGCACGTTTACCGGTGAAATGATGTCCCAAATTGCTCTGACAGTCATATTCGGCGTATTACCATTGGGAATATATGCTCTCTTACAAAATTTTATTAGCCTTCACTTCAACTATTATATTGATTTTCCAGAGTGGATTCATTACATCACACCCTTTACGTATGTATACGATCATACATCACATTGGACCACGTGGCTTTTTCCTATTGTGTTTATCTTCCTTCTTCTTTGGGTAAGTGTTGTACTATATACCCGTAATAAAATAGAACATAATGGTGAATTCCTTATTTTTAAGCAGCTTAATCCACTTTTCTTTATTGGCATTACAATCTGTTTTTCCTTATTAGGAGGTATGATTGTGAGCTCTTTAGCTCCAGGAACCGCGAAATTATCAAGTATCATTGCCTACTGGATAGGCTTTGTGACCTTTCTACTTTTTTCATTGCTTATAACGAAGCGTCTTATGACAATGAATTTGACATTTCGTGCTAAATCTTAA
- a CDS encoding pseudouridine-5'-phosphate glycosidase has protein sequence MSLSYYIQLSEEVAQAKRTNKPVVALESTIISHGMPYPQNIETARNVEKIIRDKGAVPATIAIMDGKIKIGLSDSELVQLGKEKDVEKVSRRDLPAVLAAKKTGATTVAATMICADLAGIRVFVTGGIGGVHRGAQETMDISADLQELAKTDVAVVCAGAKSILDIGLTLEYLETQGVPVIGYQTSDFPAFYTRQSGYGVDVHAQSAEDIAHMLHVKWELNLEGGAVIGNPVPREHEMDPNEVNNIIHDAVKAANDEGITGKETTPFLLNRLKEISQGATLTTNIALVENNAVTGADIALALNALKTTSN, from the coding sequence ATGTCGTTATCATATTATATCCAATTATCAGAAGAGGTAGCTCAAGCAAAACGGACTAACAAACCAGTTGTTGCTTTAGAATCCACAATTATTTCTCATGGGATGCCTTACCCACAAAATATTGAGACAGCAAGAAATGTTGAAAAAATTATACGTGATAAAGGGGCAGTTCCAGCTACAATAGCCATTATGGATGGGAAAATAAAAATTGGTTTATCGGATAGTGAACTGGTCCAGCTTGGGAAAGAAAAAGATGTAGAAAAAGTAAGCCGCCGCGATCTACCAGCCGTACTAGCAGCTAAAAAAACAGGTGCTACAACAGTAGCGGCCACAATGATATGTGCAGATTTAGCTGGAATTCGGGTATTTGTCACCGGTGGAATTGGTGGGGTGCACCGTGGGGCACAAGAAACGATGGATATCTCAGCTGATTTACAAGAATTGGCAAAGACGGATGTGGCGGTTGTATGCGCCGGGGCTAAATCTATTTTAGATATCGGCTTAACACTAGAGTATCTGGAAACCCAAGGAGTACCAGTTATTGGCTATCAAACGTCTGACTTTCCTGCCTTTTATACACGCCAAAGTGGCTACGGTGTAGATGTGCATGCTCAATCCGCTGAGGATATTGCCCATATGCTACATGTAAAATGGGAATTGAATTTGGAGGGAGGAGCAGTCATTGGAAACCCTGTACCAAGGGAACATGAGATGGACCCAAATGAGGTGAATAACATTATACATGATGCTGTAAAAGCGGCCAATGATGAAGGAATTACTGGAAAAGAGACAACGCCGTTTTTATTAAATCGCTTAAAAGAAATAAGTCAAGGAGCCACTTTAACAACAAATATAGCCCTTGTTGAAAATAATGCAGTGACAGGAGCAGACATTGCTTTAGCCTTAAATGCTTTGAAAACGACTAGTAACTAA
- a CDS encoding transcriptional regulator SplA domain-containing protein: protein MNISELHSGDNVFVIQRNPHTQSVAHIQEAHIVDNPYSPGQLALFFREEYYPLSDEFAMYASYEEAEQAYDAFFNSNYSHTSEDPIQEAYE, encoded by the coding sequence ATGAACATCAGTGAGTTACATTCTGGTGATAACGTGTTCGTCATTCAACGAAACCCACATACACAATCTGTCGCTCATATCCAAGAAGCACACATTGTAGACAATCCCTATTCTCCTGGGCAGTTAGCTCTTTTTTTCCGTGAGGAATATTACCCACTGTCAGATGAATTTGCTATGTATGCAAGTTATGAAGAGGCAGAACAAGCCTATGATGCCTTTTTCAACTCCAATTATTCTCATACCAGTGAAGACCCAATTCAGGAGGCTTACGAATAA
- the treP gene encoding PTS system trehalose-specific EIIBC component, whose product MQKYEQQVRDILDALGGESNIEQATHCVTRLRLALKDESKVDSDKLEAIDIVKGSFSANGQFQVVIGQGTVDQVYREMVAMTNIGESSKEDVKEASSKKMNPLQRAVKTLADIFIPILPAIVTAGLLLGINNILTGPDIFFDGQSLIDVYPQWADLAEMINIIASAAFAFLPALIGWSAVRRFGGSDLLGIVLGLILVHPDLLNAWAYADAQEAGEVPIWNLLGLEIEAIGYQGQVLPVLFASYILCKIELALRKRVPDAIQLLVVAPVALLLTGFITFIAIGPLTFALGNGITSMFVWLFDVLPAVGGFVYGILYAPLVVTGMHHAFLAVDLQLTGTGDGTFLWPILALSNIAQGSAALAMMFVSHNEKVKGLSGTSAVSAYLGVTEPAMFGVNIRFKYPFICAIIGAAIAGTFISLNSVLASAVGVGGIPGFLSIFPQDWIPFFIGMGIVIIVPFTLTFLYGKLVVKEHS is encoded by the coding sequence ATGCAAAAATATGAGCAGCAAGTTCGTGATATTCTTGACGCTTTAGGGGGCGAAAGCAATATTGAACAAGCAACCCATTGTGTCACAAGGCTTAGACTAGCTTTAAAAGACGAGTCAAAAGTTGATTCAGACAAATTAGAAGCGATCGATATTGTCAAAGGCTCTTTTTCGGCAAATGGTCAATTTCAAGTGGTTATTGGTCAAGGAACCGTCGATCAAGTTTATCGTGAAATGGTAGCCATGACTAATATAGGTGAATCTTCTAAAGAAGATGTTAAAGAGGCAAGCTCAAAAAAAATGAACCCGCTGCAAAGAGCAGTAAAAACATTAGCTGATATTTTTATTCCTATCTTACCAGCCATTGTTACAGCTGGACTCTTACTAGGTATAAATAACATTTTAACAGGACCAGATATTTTTTTTGACGGACAATCGCTAATTGACGTTTATCCACAATGGGCTGATTTAGCAGAGATGATCAATATTATTGCAAGTGCTGCCTTTGCATTTCTACCTGCCCTAATTGGATGGTCTGCTGTCAGACGCTTTGGAGGTAGCGATCTTCTCGGGATTGTACTCGGCTTAATACTCGTTCATCCTGATTTACTTAATGCATGGGCTTATGCTGATGCACAAGAAGCAGGAGAAGTCCCAATTTGGAACTTACTAGGGTTAGAAATAGAAGCGATCGGTTATCAAGGTCAAGTATTACCTGTCTTATTCGCTTCCTATATATTATGTAAAATAGAACTAGCCTTAAGAAAGCGCGTTCCAGATGCTATTCAATTATTAGTGGTAGCCCCTGTCGCTTTATTACTGACAGGTTTCATTACGTTCATTGCTATCGGGCCTTTAACATTTGCTCTTGGTAATGGGATTACTAGCATGTTTGTTTGGTTATTTGATGTATTACCAGCAGTCGGAGGATTCGTTTACGGCATACTTTATGCCCCACTAGTAGTGACAGGCATGCACCATGCATTTCTTGCTGTTGACCTTCAACTGACTGGGACAGGTGATGGGACGTTTTTGTGGCCAATCCTTGCCCTTTCAAATATTGCCCAAGGATCAGCTGCTTTAGCAATGATGTTTGTTAGTCACAATGAAAAAGTTAAAGGACTTTCCGGTACATCTGCCGTATCAGCCTATCTCGGTGTTACTGAGCCAGCGATGTTTGGCGTCAATATTCGTTTTAAATACCCATTCATTTGCGCTATTATTGGTGCAGCTATTGCTGGAACGTTTATTTCCTTAAATAGCGTGCTTGCTTCAGCTGTTGGTGTGGGCGGTATTCCAGGATTCCTCTCTATCTTCCCACAAGATTGGATACCATTCTTCATTGGGATGGGGATCGTGATTATCGTGCCATTTACACTCACATTCCTTTATGGGAAACTCGTTGTAAAAGAACACAGCTAA
- a CDS encoding ABC transporter ATP-binding protein, whose amino-acid sequence MKINHLSKNIQGVQVLEDIDFSIGKGSIIGVIGRNGAGKTTLLRTMVGIIDPTHGNVTIDGESIFENPLLKAQIVFVPDSSEALKNYSTQEILTMYSTIYPAFDRDYFHELMTRFSLPAVKKISTYSKGMKALFSLVIAFATNASYILLDEPTDGLDVIVKKRVLKVLIEEVAVKDVSVIISSHRLDELEYIANAIIMLKDGKVHSHYELDDLKLMYQKIQVVFPSKMPDTLTNKLTIINQTGRVYTIILNKEDEALIKLIKENNPLLFEELPLSLEDLFIAKLGGKNDVS is encoded by the coding sequence ATGAAGATTAACCATCTATCTAAAAATATTCAGGGAGTTCAAGTTTTAGAAGATATCGATTTTTCAATAGGAAAAGGTAGTATTATAGGGGTTATCGGTCGAAACGGGGCTGGAAAAACCACTTTACTACGAACGATGGTAGGAATAATTGATCCTACTCACGGCAATGTCACCATAGATGGAGAAAGTATCTTTGAAAACCCCTTGTTAAAAGCGCAGATTGTTTTCGTACCTGATTCTTCGGAAGCCCTTAAAAATTATAGTACTCAGGAAATTTTGACGATGTATAGTACAATTTACCCCGCTTTTGATAGAGACTACTTTCATGAGTTAATGACACGTTTTTCCTTACCAGCAGTGAAAAAAATAAGTACATACTCAAAAGGGATGAAGGCACTTTTTTCGCTCGTCATAGCCTTTGCAACGAATGCAAGCTATATTTTACTCGATGAACCGACTGACGGACTTGATGTCATCGTAAAAAAAAGAGTTCTGAAAGTTCTTATAGAAGAGGTAGCTGTTAAAGACGTTTCTGTGATCATTTCCTCTCATAGACTTGACGAATTAGAATATATCGCCAATGCCATCATTATGCTAAAAGATGGGAAAGTTCATAGTCATTACGAACTTGATGATCTGAAGTTGATGTATCAAAAGATCCAAGTTGTTTTCCCTAGTAAAATGCCTGACACATTAACTAATAAATTGACTATTATTAATCAAACTGGCCGAGTATACACTATTATCTTAAACAAAGAAGATGAAGCTCTTATCAAGCTCATAAAAGAAAATAATCCGTTATTATTCGAAGAACTTCCTTTATCATTAGAAGATTTATTTATTGCAAAGTTAGGAGGGAAAAATGATGTTTCATAA